One Campylobacter concisus DNA segment encodes these proteins:
- a CDS encoding HIT family protein: MIYEDKFIRVEREENELPWVKIFTAKPYRELSDCDEASRARLFEAMLVAEKAMLEFYKPTKINIASFGNYVPHVHIHVIARFEKDAFFPDSVWASPKRKSELELPKFDEFAKFLEKKLRLSFE; this comes from the coding sequence ATGATATATGAAGACAAATTTATAAGAGTTGAGCGCGAAGAGAACGAGCTTCCGTGGGTGAAAATTTTTACAGCTAAGCCCTACCGCGAGCTAAGTGACTGCGACGAGGCTAGTAGAGCTAGGCTTTTTGAAGCGATGCTAGTGGCTGAAAAGGCTATGCTTGAGTTTTATAAACCAACTAAGATAAACATCGCAAGCTTTGGAAACTACGTACCACACGTGCATATTCACGTTATTGCGAGATTTGAAAAGGATGCATTTTTCCCAGATAGCGTTTGGGCTAGCCCCAAAAGAAAAAGCGAGCTTGAGCTGCCTAAATTTGATGAATTTGCTAAATTTTTAGAAAAAAAACTAAGGCTTAGTTTTGAGTAA
- a CDS encoding cytochrome C, with product MSEPHLCPKCKQRTIYFDGICYECRQKEKLEFYEGLSEDEIKKRQKDILARIDELYKYDEIYSDLTYIFYLHGICDEQIIEEVTKNSGYYPPEIYKKASIKIRDELIKRLSSEENIVKLNHILSALAWQGDEVVRELFFKLYNAPKPWKAKLHVDMDGYAQVAGWSFDSSGKRRSLVFDKCFTCQPSQSAEASIKFKAANDEKCKFCNGEMLELTIKKESLKRLGLELKNDAVLKFCPTCVGLVQYFCQNDGKSVQTEVVGEGESEDYVREAVAVLDGQKFELASEVCAHYSYMIDSEILLGGYPQWQQDSEYLACPKCGKTMRYLAQIPFGALIDGEGTIYMQICDECEVVGANFQCT from the coding sequence ATGAGCGAGCCACATCTTTGTCCTAAGTGCAAGCAAAGGACGATTTACTTTGACGGGATTTGTTATGAGTGCAGGCAAAAAGAGAAGCTGGAGTTTTACGAGGGCTTAAGCGAAGATGAGATCAAAAAGAGGCAGAAAGATATCCTCGCTCGCATTGACGAGCTATATAAATATGATGAAATTTACAGCGACCTCACATATATTTTTTATCTGCATGGCATTTGCGACGAGCAGATCATCGAAGAAGTGACAAAAAACAGCGGGTACTACCCACCTGAAATTTACAAAAAGGCTTCAATAAAGATCAGAGATGAGCTTATAAAGAGGCTTTCAAGCGAAGAAAATATAGTCAAGCTAAATCACATCCTATCAGCACTTGCATGGCAGGGCGATGAGGTAGTAAGGGAGCTATTTTTTAAGCTCTATAATGCGCCAAAGCCTTGGAAGGCAAAGCTTCACGTTGATATGGATGGATACGCGCAGGTTGCTGGCTGGAGCTTTGATAGCAGTGGTAAGAGAAGAAGCCTAGTTTTTGATAAGTGCTTTACCTGCCAGCCAAGCCAAAGCGCAGAAGCAAGCATTAAATTTAAAGCTGCAAATGATGAAAAATGTAAATTTTGTAACGGCGAGATGCTAGAACTCACTATCAAAAAAGAGAGCCTAAAGCGACTTGGGCTAGAGCTTAAAAATGACGCTGTGCTTAAATTTTGCCCGACATGCGTGGGCTTGGTGCAGTACTTTTGCCAAAATGACGGCAAAAGCGTTCAAACAGAAGTGGTAGGCGAGGGCGAGAGCGAAGACTATGTAAGAGAGGCTGTGGCGGTGCTTGATGGGCAAAAATTTGAGCTAGCCAGTGAGGTTTGCGCTCACTACTCATATATGATAGATAGTGAAATTTTGCTTGGCGGATATCCGCAGTGGCAGCAAGATAGCGAGTATCTAGCCTGCCCAAAATGTGGTAAAACGATGAGATATCTAGCGCAAATTCCTTTTGGTGCTTTGATAGACGGTGAGGGCACTATTTATATGCAAATTTGTGATGAATGCGAGGTTGTCGGAGCAAATTTTCAGTGCACGTAA
- the ruvB gene encoding Holliday junction branch migration DNA helicase RuvB — MDRIVEIEKVSFENDFEVSLRPSKFEDYIGQEKIKQNLDVFIKAAKKRNECLDHVLFYGPPGLGKTTLAHIIANEMGVSIKMTAAPMIEKSGDLAAILTNLQEGDVLFIDEIHRLSPAIEEVLYPAMEDFRLDIIIGSGPAAQTIKIDLPKFTLIGATTRAGMISAPLRDRFGMDFRLQFYTSSELSRIVQIASAKLGKECDKNASLEIAKRSRATPRIALRLLKRIRDFAEVNDELVISHERAKEGLNALGVNSLGFDEMDIRYLEILMQARRRPMGLSTIAAALSEDEGTVEDVIEPYLLANGFIERTAKGRIASAKCFETFNVKIDIEKGLFE, encoded by the coding sequence TTGGATAGAATCGTTGAAATCGAAAAAGTAAGCTTTGAAAATGACTTTGAAGTCTCGCTAAGACCTAGCAAATTTGAAGACTACATCGGACAAGAAAAGATAAAACAAAATTTAGACGTCTTTATAAAAGCAGCCAAAAAGCGAAATGAGTGCCTAGATCACGTGCTATTTTACGGCCCTCCAGGACTTGGTAAAACCACCCTTGCTCACATCATCGCAAACGAAATGGGCGTAAGTATCAAAATGACCGCAGCGCCGATGATAGAAAAGAGTGGCGATCTCGCGGCGATCCTTACAAATTTACAAGAGGGCGACGTGCTTTTTATCGACGAGATCCACCGCCTAAGCCCAGCTATCGAAGAGGTGCTTTATCCTGCGATGGAGGACTTTAGGCTAGACATCATCATAGGCTCAGGGCCTGCAGCTCAGACTATCAAGATAGACTTGCCAAAATTTACGCTTATCGGCGCGACTACTCGTGCTGGTATGATCTCAGCGCCTCTTAGAGACCGCTTTGGGATGGACTTTAGGCTGCAGTTTTACACAAGCAGCGAGCTAAGCCGTATCGTGCAGATCGCCTCTGCTAAGCTTGGCAAAGAGTGCGACAAAAACGCCTCTTTGGAGATCGCCAAACGCTCACGTGCCACGCCTAGGATCGCCCTTAGACTGCTAAAGCGTATCCGCGACTTTGCCGAGGTAAATGACGAGCTAGTCATCAGCCACGAGCGCGCAAAAGAGGGACTTAATGCGCTTGGTGTAAATTCGCTTGGATTTGATGAGATGGATATTAGGTATTTAGAAATTTTAATGCAAGCAAGGCGCCGTCCTATGGGGCTTAGCACGATCGCTGCGGCACTTAGCGAGGACGAAGGCACGGTTGAGGACGTGATCGAGCCATATCTGCTTGCAAATGGCTTTATCGAGCGCACCGCAAAGGGCAGGATCGCTAGTGCGAAGTGTTTTGAGACCTTTAACGTCAAGATCGACATCGAAAAAGGGCTTTTTGAGTAG
- the mqnF gene encoding aminofutalosine deaminase family hydrolase: protein MEILKAKKIITGGENPKILRNSCVVIDEGKILEITNEKEAQKKFKDAKICDFGESVIAPAFVNTHVHLEFSSNVSTLKYGDFIKWLGSIVDKGVELAKMDAKKAMSEAINSLLKSGVCAVGEISSFGSDLEILAASPLKVVLFSEILGSSEQMCEQNLQNFLAKFEKTKGYKSQNFTPAISLHSPYSVHPKLAKVALEIAKKEDLLVSTHFLESKAEKQWLERGSGGFKKHLLRFSPDPKPMYDAQGYFAMFHEINTLFTHCVYVSDFAKFKPHHSVTHCAVSNRLLGKKALNLKEIFKNNISLNIGTDGLSSNISLNFWHELRAALFTHASLDLNELATRLFVAATHGGAKALRTNNGEIKAGRAADLAVYNDLECDDSELILQLILHTNEAKKLYIGGKICKF from the coding sequence ATGGAAATTTTAAAAGCAAAAAAGATCATCACTGGCGGAGAAAATCCAAAAATTTTAAGAAATTCTTGTGTTGTCATTGATGAGGGTAAAATTTTAGAAATTACAAACGAAAAAGAGGCGCAAAAGAAATTTAAAGATGCAAAAATTTGCGACTTTGGTGAGAGTGTGATCGCCCCAGCCTTCGTAAATACGCACGTTCATTTGGAATTTAGCTCAAACGTTAGCACACTAAAATATGGTGATTTTATAAAGTGGCTTGGCTCTATCGTCGATAAAGGTGTCGAGCTAGCCAAGATGGACGCTAAAAAGGCGATGAGTGAAGCTATAAATTCGCTGCTAAAAAGCGGAGTTTGTGCCGTTGGCGAGATATCTAGCTTTGGTAGTGATCTTGAAATTTTAGCCGCTAGTCCGCTAAAAGTCGTGCTTTTTAGTGAAATTTTAGGCTCAAGCGAGCAAATGTGCGAACAAAATTTGCAAAATTTTTTAGCTAAATTTGAAAAGACAAAGGGCTATAAAAGCCAAAATTTCACCCCAGCTATCTCGCTGCACTCGCCCTACTCTGTGCACCCAAAGCTCGCCAAAGTCGCCCTTGAGATCGCTAAAAAAGAGGACCTGCTTGTAAGCACGCATTTTTTAGAGAGCAAGGCTGAAAAGCAGTGGCTAGAACGTGGCAGCGGTGGCTTTAAAAAACACCTTTTAAGATTTAGCCCAGATCCAAAGCCGATGTATGACGCGCAGGGCTACTTTGCGATGTTTCATGAGATAAATACACTCTTTACGCACTGCGTTTATGTGAGCGATTTTGCTAAATTTAAGCCTCACCACAGCGTGACACACTGCGCCGTTTCAAACAGACTGCTTGGCAAAAAGGCGCTAAATTTAAAAGAAATTTTCAAAAATAATATCAGTCTAAACATCGGCACAGACGGCCTTAGCTCAAATATCAGCCTAAATTTTTGGCATGAACTAAGAGCTGCTCTATTTACCCACGCCAGCCTTGATCTAAACGAGCTTGCCACTAGGCTTTTTGTCGCTGCAACACATGGAGGCGCAAAGGCACTTAGGACAAATAACGGCGAGATAAAAGCAGGACGCGCGGCTGATCTTGCCGTCTATAACGACCTAGAGTGCGATGATAGCGAGCTAATACTTCAGCTCATACTTCATACAAACGAGGCTAAAAAACTATATATCGGAGGCAAAATTTGCAAATTTTAA
- a CDS encoding AI-2E family transporter encodes MNNRLFFGIFAFCALALVVYLFKPFLLDIFIAALLAVAVANVQIAFLTLTKNRKTLSSGLTTFALLCLFIAPLLYAVVEIAKYAAGFDINNVTKTIEFIKNYDFSLPESINFLEPRIKEFISGLDLKLLFSQVAANLASLGKLSLKFGVDMIIILVFFFFCNLYGNELINYLKESLPLKKDDTEFLLSEVGNVMSVVFYSTIANMIIQGFLFAIITSFYGYDGVLTGIFFSFASLIPVVGGLLAWAPISIYEFANGNTAAAITIALYTIIVISFAADTLLKPLVIKFINSKLVKIPTKINELLIFFAMIAGITTFGFWGVILGPAIVTFFISTIKLYTLLRERNFV; translated from the coding sequence ATGAATAATAGGCTGTTTTTTGGAATTTTTGCGTTTTGTGCTTTGGCTTTGGTGGTCTATCTTTTTAAACCATTTTTACTTGACATTTTTATCGCAGCACTGCTCGCGGTGGCTGTTGCAAACGTGCAGATCGCATTTTTAACGCTTACTAAAAACCGCAAAACGCTCTCGTCAGGTCTTACGACATTTGCGCTTCTTTGTTTATTTATCGCGCCGCTACTTTATGCCGTCGTAGAGATCGCGAAATACGCAGCTGGCTTTGACATAAACAACGTCACAAAGACCATTGAATTTATCAAAAACTACGACTTTAGCCTGCCAGAGTCGATAAATTTCTTAGAGCCGAGGATAAAGGAATTTATAAGTGGCCTTGATCTTAAGCTGCTCTTTTCGCAAGTAGCGGCAAATCTCGCGAGCCTTGGCAAGCTAAGCCTTAAATTTGGCGTCGATATGATCATCATCCTGGTCTTTTTCTTCTTTTGCAACCTTTATGGCAACGAGCTTATCAACTATTTAAAAGAGTCTTTGCCGCTTAAAAAAGACGACACTGAGTTTTTGCTAAGCGAGGTTGGCAACGTGATGAGCGTCGTTTTTTACTCAACCATTGCAAATATGATCATTCAGGGCTTTTTGTTTGCCATTATCACCAGTTTTTACGGCTACGACGGTGTGCTAACTGGCATCTTTTTTAGCTTCGCCTCACTCATCCCAGTCGTTGGCGGTCTGCTAGCTTGGGCGCCTATTAGTATTTATGAGTTTGCAAATGGTAATACAGCAGCCGCTATCACGATCGCGCTTTATACCATTATCGTGATCTCGTTTGCCGCAGATACCTTGCTAAAGCCGCTTGTCATTAAATTTATAAACTCAAAACTAGTCAAGATACCAACAAAGATAAACGAGTTACTCATCTTTTTTGCGATGATCGCTGGTATCACGACGTTTGGCTTCTGGGGCGTGATCCTCGGACCTGCGATCGTGACATTTTTTATCTCAACGATCAAGCTTTACACGCTTTTGCGAGAGAGAAATTTCGTATAA
- the folK gene encoding 2-amino-4-hydroxy-6-hydroxymethyldihydropteridine diphosphokinase, whose product MRLAGARKIVKSRFCPSFFEKRDEFKYEALVGMGGNIGDSAKRFDKFIRAITSDSRFHVVEVSPILINAAFGYEEQADFSNAVINLQTSMSPRNLLKILGHYESKFKRVRTFKNAPRTLDLDILYFSKKVYKTPRLIVPHPGASKRLSVIVPLGLMRG is encoded by the coding sequence ATGAGGCTAGCTGGAGCAAGAAAGATCGTAAAAAGCCGTTTTTGCCCTAGTTTTTTTGAAAAAAGAGATGAGTTTAAGTATGAGGCGCTAGTTGGCATGGGTGGCAACATCGGCGATAGCGCAAAGAGGTTTGATAAATTTATAAGAGCGATTACAAGTGATAGTAGGTTTCATGTAGTTGAAGTCTCGCCGATCCTGATAAATGCGGCGTTTGGCTACGAAGAGCAGGCTGATTTTAGTAACGCTGTTATAAATTTACAAACATCTATGAGCCCTAGAAATTTGCTAAAAATTTTGGGGCATTATGAGAGTAAATTTAAGCGCGTGAGGACGTTTAAAAATGCGCCACGCACGCTTGATCTGGATATTTTGTATTTTAGTAAAAAAGTCTATAAGACGCCGCGCCTTATTGTCCCGCACCCAGGGGCTAGCAAGAGGCTTAGCGTGATCGTGCCACTAGGGCTTATGAGAGGTTAA
- a CDS encoding aminopeptidase P family protein, translated as MNFILKDENAVFYECGYSCDNEFLLCLDGVKYFFTDARYYFEAKSCVNAGVVVLLAQRNLISEVRAFLRKMKPKSLVFNPDELSISEFNALSKGFNINFKPKANFSRLKRICKSEDEVKILKRASEFGAKCFDEFAKFVRENGEGMSEKELHFNASLIFRQKNELGLSFDPIVAINENAAKAHALPGDKILKRGDLLLLDAGVKFNRYCSDRTRTACFDENFNFSKEQKFKNAKMQEIYEIVKEAQAAAIKVTRAGIRACEIDLAARSVIAKAGYEKAFFHSTGHGVGVDIHELPVISARSETLIKEGMVFSIEPGIYLENEFGVRIEDVVVAREGGCEIL; from the coding sequence ATGAATTTCATCTTAAAGGACGAAAACGCCGTATTTTACGAGTGTGGCTACAGCTGCGACAATGAGTTTTTGCTATGTCTTGACGGCGTGAAATACTTTTTCACGGACGCGAGGTATTATTTCGAGGCAAAAAGTTGCGTAAATGCTGGCGTGGTCGTTCTTTTAGCGCAGAGAAATTTAATAAGCGAGGTGCGGGCTTTTTTAAGAAAGATGAAGCCAAAAAGCCTTGTTTTTAACCCTGATGAGCTAAGTATCAGCGAGTTTAACGCGCTTAGCAAGGGTTTTAATATAAATTTCAAGCCAAAGGCAAATTTCTCTAGACTAAAGAGAATTTGCAAAAGCGAAGATGAGGTAAAAATTTTAAAAAGAGCTAGCGAATTTGGAGCAAAATGCTTTGATGAATTTGCTAAATTTGTGCGTGAAAATGGCGAAGGGATGAGCGAAAAGGAACTTCATTTTAACGCCTCGCTCATCTTTAGGCAAAAAAATGAGCTAGGTCTTAGCTTTGATCCGATCGTGGCGATAAATGAAAATGCCGCAAAGGCGCACGCGCTGCCTGGGGATAAAATTTTAAAAAGGGGCGATTTGCTGCTACTTGACGCTGGGGTTAAATTTAATCGCTACTGCTCTGATCGCACCAGAACTGCTTGCTTTGATGAAAATTTTAACTTTTCAAAGGAGCAAAAATTTAAAAACGCCAAGATGCAAGAAATTTACGAGATCGTAAAAGAGGCTCAGGCTGCTGCGATAAAGGTCACAAGAGCTGGCATTAGGGCATGCGAGATAGACCTTGCGGCAAGAAGCGTCATAGCAAAGGCTGGATATGAAAAGGCCTTTTTTCACTCGACAGGACATGGCGTGGGCGTCGATATACACGAGCTTCCAGTCATCTCAGCAAGAAGTGAAACGCTCATAAAAGAGGGCATGGTTTTTAGTATAGAGCCTGGAATTTATCTAGAAAATGAATTTGGCGTGCGCATCGAGGACGTAGTGGTCGCAAGAGAAGGTGGGTGCGAAATTTTATGA
- the aroQ gene encoding type II 3-dehydroquinate dehydratase — MDKKLKIMVIQGPNINMLGAREPGIYGIMKMEDIHSQMKIVADQNDVEIEFFQSNLEGELVDKIQECLGDADGIIINPAAYTHTSIAIRDALSAVALPVIEVHISNVYRREEFRHKSLIAPVAAGQIVGFGPVGYHLAMIGMLQIFEQIKAVRANQKAQ; from the coding sequence ATGGATAAGAAGCTAAAAATAATGGTTATCCAAGGCCCAAATATCAACATGCTTGGCGCTAGAGAGCCAGGAATTTACGGCATTATGAAGATGGAGGATATCCACTCTCAAATGAAGATCGTTGCCGATCAAAATGACGTAGAGATCGAGTTTTTTCAAAGCAACCTTGAGGGCGAGCTAGTTGATAAGATTCAAGAGTGCTTGGGCGATGCTGACGGCATCATCATAAATCCAGCCGCTTACACTCACACCTCTATCGCTATCCGTGACGCGCTAAGTGCGGTTGCGCTGCCAGTTATCGAGGTGCATATCAGCAACGTTTATAGAAGAGAAGAATTCCGTCACAAAAGCCTTATCGCACCAGTTGCTGCAGGCCAGATCGTGGGCTTTGGACCAGTTGGCTATCATTTGGCGATGATTGGCATGCTTCAAATTTTTGAGCAGATAAAAGCAGTAAGAGCAAATCAAAAAGCACAATGA
- a CDS encoding WG repeat-containing protein, translating to MFWEFDCVCEFNEGFAAVQKDGKWGYINTKGEQIVECKFDDAYYFNEGFARVKKDGKWGYINTKGEQIIECKFDDAYCFSEGFAWVEKDGKWGYINTKGEQIIECKFDFAWSFNEGLAAVQKDGKCGYINTKGEQIVECKFDDAYDFNEGFARVKKDGKWGYINTKGCSVIFDESKK from the coding sequence ATGTTTTGGGAATTTGATTGTGTTTGTGAATTTAACGAAGGCTTTGCTGCTGTTCAAAAAGATGGCAAATGGGGATATATAAACACCAAAGGTGAGCAGATCGTAGAGTGTAAATTTGATGACGCTTATTATTTTAACGAAGGTTTTGCTAGAGTTAAAAAAGACGGCAAATGGGGATATATAAACACCAAAGGCGAACAGATCATAGAGTGTAAATTTGATGATGCTTATTGTTTTAGTGAAGGTTTTGCTTGGGTTGAAAAAGATGGCAAATGGGGTTATATAAACACCAAAGGCGAACAGATCATAGAGTGTAAATTTGATTTTGCTTGGAGTTTTAACGAAGGTCTTGCTGCTGTTCAAAAAGATGGCAAGTGCGGATATATAAATACCAAAGGTGAGCAGATCGTAGAGTGTAAATTTGATGACGCTTATGATTTTAACGAAGGTTTTGCTAGAGTTAAAAAAGATGGTAAATGGGGTTATATAAACACCAAAGGATGTTCTGTTATTTTTGACGAAAGCAAAAAATGA
- the sppA gene encoding signal peptide peptidase SppA, which produces MQILRLIFRGILGIFKFINNYFKALIFLLILFFIFAPDGKIQEPNLARIDITGTIVDTSEILDALEKARADSSIKGVLLYIDSPGGALSPSVELAMAVKRLKESKKVLAYAAGNMASGSYYAGVNADAIIANPGAFIGSIGVIMQGANIENLAKNLGVSEQVVKAGEFKEAGTFMRSWSKQERESLQGLVNDAYMLFVSDVAEARNLDINKKDEWANARVFLAHNALKMGLIDSLGSYIDAQNELAKMSLVDEPVWQEKPQIEKIMEKFTKQGINSLFNAFFETKLR; this is translated from the coding sequence TTGCAAATTTTAAGGCTTATTTTTAGAGGAATTTTGGGAATTTTTAAATTTATCAACAACTACTTTAAAGCGCTCATATTTTTACTCATATTATTTTTTATTTTCGCGCCAGATGGCAAGATACAAGAGCCAAATTTAGCTCGCATAGACATCACCGGCACGATAGTAGATACTAGTGAAATTTTAGATGCGCTCGAAAAAGCAAGAGCTGATAGCAGCATCAAAGGCGTGCTGCTCTACATCGACAGCCCAGGCGGCGCGCTAAGCCCGAGCGTGGAGCTAGCCATGGCGGTCAAGCGACTAAAGGAGAGCAAAAAAGTGCTCGCATACGCAGCTGGCAACATGGCAAGTGGTAGCTACTACGCTGGCGTAAATGCCGACGCCATCATCGCAAACCCTGGTGCTTTCATCGGCTCGATCGGCGTCATCATGCAAGGGGCAAACATCGAAAATTTAGCCAAAAATCTAGGCGTGAGCGAGCAGGTGGTGAAGGCTGGCGAGTTTAAAGAAGCTGGCACCTTTATGAGGAGCTGGAGCAAGCAGGAGCGTGAGAGCTTGCAAGGGCTCGTAAATGACGCTTATATGCTCTTTGTAAGCGACGTGGCAGAGGCTAGAAATTTAGATATCAATAAAAAAGACGAGTGGGCAAACGCAAGGGTCTTTTTGGCGCACAATGCCCTAAAAATGGGGCTAATTGATAGCCTTGGTAGCTACATAGACGCTCAAAATGAGCTAGCTAAAATGAGCCTCGTAGATGAGCCAGTTTGGCAAGAAAAACCGCAGATCGAAAAGATAATGGAGAAATTTACAAAGCAAGGCATAAACTCGCTTTTTAACGCATTTTTCGAGACAAAACTTAGATAA
- the panB gene encoding 3-methyl-2-oxobutanoate hydroxymethyltransferase, giving the protein MKDETIAKKKLTINDIKNKKGIEPIVMITAYDALFAKIFDDYADVILVGDSLNMSFNMQESTLSADMSTMLYHTKAVCAGAKKSFILADMPFGSYTNEKQAIKNAMKFFKQTNADAVKLEVGMHQVNLVKRLCEEGINVTAHIGLKPQFFKFEGGYKIKGRSELEAKRLVEEALAFEQAGAFSILLEGTLSNVASEITRQVRVPVIGIGSGADVDGQVLVWSDMLGFFEDFKPKFVKRYLDGATLVRKGVQSYTNEVKSKIFPSEEFSYKG; this is encoded by the coding sequence ATGAAAGATGAAACAATCGCAAAGAAAAAACTAACTATAAATGATATAAAAAATAAAAAAGGCATCGAGCCTATCGTGATGATAACCGCCTATGATGCGCTATTTGCGAAGATTTTTGATGATTATGCTGATGTTATCCTTGTTGGCGATAGCTTAAACATGAGCTTTAACATGCAAGAGAGCACGCTAAGTGCTGATATGAGCACCATGCTTTATCACACAAAGGCCGTTTGTGCCGGGGCTAAAAAGAGTTTTATCCTAGCCGATATGCCATTTGGCAGCTACACAAACGAAAAACAAGCGATCAAAAATGCGATGAAATTTTTTAAGCAGACAAATGCCGATGCGGTGAAGCTTGAAGTTGGCATGCATCAGGTAAATTTAGTAAAACGCCTCTGTGAAGAGGGCATAAACGTGACGGCCCACATCGGACTAAAGCCGCAGTTTTTTAAATTTGAAGGCGGATACAAGATAAAAGGTAGAAGCGAGCTTGAGGCAAAAAGGCTGGTTGAGGAGGCTTTGGCGTTTGAACAAGCTGGCGCGTTTAGCATACTTCTTGAGGGCACGCTTAGCAACGTAGCAAGCGAGATAACAAGACAGGTTCGTGTGCCAGTTATCGGTATAGGCTCTGGAGCAGATGTCGATGGTCAGGTGCTTGTCTGGTCTGATATGCTGGGATTTTTCGAGGACTTTAAGCCTAAATTTGTTAAGCGCTATCTTGACGGAGCCACCCTTGTGCGAAAAGGCGTGCAAAGCTACACTAACGAAGTAAAAAGCAAAATTTTCCCAAGCGAAGAGTTTTCGTATAAGGGCTAA
- a CDS encoding ribonuclease has translation MTKAKNEIDVPDKAIDRSNNTFYLSRLGDKFGLLDENFNVVIKNSIYDKFEVLQRINETTFLIKIAERDILVGSE, from the coding sequence TTGACGAAAGCAAAAAATGAGATAGATGTGCCTGATAAGGCTATAGACAGGTCAAATAACACTTTCTACTTATCACGACTAGGTGATAAATTTGGACTTTTGGATGAAAACTTTAATGTCGTTATCAAAAATAGCATTTATGATAAATTTGAGGTGCTTCAAAGGATAAATGAAACTACTTTTTTGATAAAAATAGCAGAGCGAGATATCTTAGTGGGTAGCGAGTGA
- a CDS encoding cache domain-containing protein, with product MSKYKKYFNIYIVLVVFAVLGSLFYFLYSSYMAEKKQNNMRVFFDYHVKQLNKSIDDEKFSSMAISILLAQNESIQMCLLGQNRDECVKNIENLTKTLGAASMYNNIKLHLYDKDLKSYVRSWDLNRYGDMIASGRFLVQESRRQDRPMVGIEAWYAGVHIRAVSNVMHEGKNIGSIEVLLNYDSLGNFYKTQGIDLFVLLSKDKMPAHKSAPSDQILSDYYIENLSSANLNIVGILRDIDLKKYEFYVYKTHYFCVVPLLDASNTQIGYYVLHVNTDEKERNISQNYLESEELF from the coding sequence TTGAGTAAATACAAAAAATATTTTAATATCTATATCGTTTTAGTCGTTTTTGCGGTGCTTGGTAGCCTTTTTTACTTTCTTTATAGCTCATACATGGCTGAAAAAAAGCAAAACAATATGCGTGTCTTTTTTGACTACCATGTAAAGCAGCTAAACAAAAGCATCGATGATGAGAAATTTTCATCAATGGCGATCTCGATCCTGCTTGCTCAAAATGAGTCTATACAGATGTGCTTGCTAGGTCAAAACCGCGACGAATGCGTAAAAAATATTGAAAATTTGACCAAAACCCTTGGCGCAGCGTCCATGTATAACAACATCAAGCTTCATCTTTACGACAAGGATCTAAAAAGCTACGTAAGAAGCTGGGATCTAAACAGATATGGCGATATGATCGCTAGCGGTAGGTTTTTAGTCCAAGAGTCAAGGCGTCAAGATAGGCCTATGGTTGGCATCGAGGCGTGGTATGCTGGAGTGCATATAAGGGCTGTTTCAAATGTGATGCATGAGGGTAAAAACATCGGTAGCATCGAGGTTTTACTAAACTACGACTCACTTGGAAATTTCTATAAAACGCAAGGCATAGACCTCTTTGTGCTCCTATCAAAAGATAAGATGCCAGCACATAAAAGCGCGCCAAGTGATCAAATTTTAAGTGATTATTACATCGAAAATTTAAGCAGTGCAAATTTAAATATAGTTGGAATTTTGCGTGATATCGACCTTAAAAAGTATGAATTTTACGTATATAAGACGCACTATTTTTGCGTTGTGCCACTACTTGATGCTAGCAACACGCAGATAGGCTACTACGTTCTTCACGTAAATACCGACGAAAAAGAGCGAAACATCTCGCAAAATTATCTTGAATCAGAAGAGCTTTTTTAA